The Etheostoma spectabile isolate EspeVRDwgs_2016 chromosome 4, UIUC_Espe_1.0, whole genome shotgun sequence sequence ACTTATCGTTTTCCCCTAGTGCTCGAGAGCGGGAGACCCCCTGGGGTTTGGTTGTGTTCCCACACTGATGAGATGAATGAGGCGCTGGGTGATGTCACACAGGGCCGGCCAGTCAGGAGATGATAAGGCTCCATTCATGTACGCGATATTCAACACGGAGAGAACAGAGTTCAAAGGagctctcctccccctccctcaaGACCGTCTGCTCTGAAATCGAAACACTGCAGTTCTCTTTACTCGAACGTGTGATAAACTGGAGAAATGATGACTTAGGCATATTTTTCTAATCACAGGGAAGTTTTGGGAAAGTTGCTTTACTGTGCCAGACTAATTTGATGTGGAAAGTATTACACTGCATGAAACTAATTTACATCAAATTCTGTATTACTGagtgtaaaatatatttacatgatCAGCATGCAATACTATAAAAGTTGACATAGCATGTTATAGCTAGGCTAGCATTGCATGCATTACATTCCGTGCATAGTGTAGAAGATATCACTAAACTTATCTTTGTGTACTATATTGTTCCTACATGACCTCTTTACAAGCAAGTTGCCAGATGTTAACTTCCAACAGTATTACATGTCAAAGGTGACCGAGTTACAAAAGAGGTACACCAAAGAAATCAATGCAACACATCCCTGCATTGGTTAAAGGTCACTGAGTTGTACTGTGAGAACAGCTgatttttcatttgtctttcaCTTTACAGggtgttttttcaaatttttaacaGTATTTACACTTTTTGTGGATTTAAAAGTAAGATATGCACCTATCTTAACAAgttgtcagtcacagtgaactCAATATGCATATTTAGGTTTGACATTGTTAATTAATGCAAGAGTTGAGATGTAAATATACACAGAGGAAGTCAAGCTATGTATGGTAATTGAAAGTAAGCGAGGAAATGTTTGTCACCGCTGTGAGTAGATGACAGCTGAGTCTGTTACGGTATGTTAAACATTCTGGGCACATGAGCAGGAGAAGTTCATTAACAACCTACTGTTGCGTACCTCTGTATTCCTTCAATTTTTGATTCATTACATTCATAATATTTTACATTGGTTTGTCGCCAACCTTTTTATCCTGAGCAACTCTCCCTGCAAGGTGGAAGGAAAGAACTCATTGTCAGTGTGGAGACTGCCtgcattacaatttaaaaacccTTTGTCTTGCACCGTGCCGGCAAATGAGTCTGGACAACCTCTAAACAAAAACTGTCAGTTTCTATTTAGCTTCACTGGGTAGTGCAGGGATTTGGCAGGAAGGCAGAAGTGTCTTCCATGTGGGTCCTCATACTCATTTAGGCTGGTTGTTATAAGCCATAGATGGAGATGGTGTTTTGGGACCTGAACCATCGGCGCGTTTTAGTCATTTGTTTACAAGTCATACTGATTTTCTTGAATTGATGTTGAATCCAAGGTGCATGCATATTAATAAGTTGATTTACTGTTACCTCATTCTGTCACTCTTTCTTTGGAACTAATGTACCAGGTGCCAACATTGCAAAGATTGTACTTAAGAAAATAAACCccatacaaatacatacaaaaataaccccatacacacacacacacacaccggtccCTTCACTCCACCACGCACCTGTCTGAACTGAGGTactttatttcaaatgttttagaGCCCATTTAAGAATAATCCACCAACAAATTATTCCTCTGTCAATTTTTATGAATCTCTGAACCAAATAAAATGCTTATTTCATTACagctttcattgttttttcctgATACATCTCATTATTAATGGCATGAGAACACATCTACTGCAGTGCAGCACTGACAAAAACGATTGCAGAAGTTGTTGAGTTTGCCCAGCCACAACTGTGGTACTGGAGCCCTCTGGTGGTTCCATTTAGACCTGTGCATTGATGAGTTGATAGAAATCACTATCTTTCAGCTTCTGAcatctgtgtttgtgcattgtttttttttctgctcttcAGGTCCCATCAGCAGCATCCTGGTTAATAAATATGGGAGTCGTCCTGTTATGATGGCGGGGGGATGTCTGTCTGGATTGGGCCTCATTGCTTCCTCTTTCTGCAATTCTGTCCAGGCATTGTACTTTTGGATTGGTGTGGTGGGAGGTACCTTATTTTAACTTTCTATATTTTAAACTTAGGTCATGAgtcgtttttttcttctttttccccccactgTGCACTGTTGCCATCTAGTGttcatcaaaaataaaacaccaagaAATGCTgctttaccctcatgttgtcctccggtcaaattaacccgtttttctatatcaatgttcatTTTAAGTACCCCAAATAAcctgattgattccacacaacactctttgcaaaGTACaactctctactttcattcattttggggtgtcttattcaattttaaagcatttaaaaaaaagaaattcaagtgcttttgaaatagtattgagtaaaagttgacatcttCCAGTCTGTGGTTAACCATCAAcgtccattcctttaattttagtctaaataattcttaaNNNNNNNNNNtgcttttctaactcaaacattaggtataatttcctaaaaatgaagtatgaccataaattccaaaaaataactgtaaaactaaagttaataagttagtgttatgtattgttaatgtcaaaaaaagggacaaacattgaaaaaatagcatcgaaagtgacaaaatgtcaaaatgtcaaaaaaagagacaaaaacgtaagaaaaagttaaaaaacgttgataaaaaatgtcaacaaaagtgttgatttttaattttgaccggaagtcaacacaagggttaatgctcAGGTCCTTCTTTTTCAACTTCTATATTTAGATGTCAAATACACTTGCATTTTTTTGGAATTGATTCTTTTAGGTTTGGGCTTGGCCTTCAACCTCAACCCTGCCCTCACGATGATTGGAAAGTACTTCTACAAACGGCGGCCTATTGCTAATGGAATCGCCATGGCTGGCAGCCCCGTCGTCCTCTCCACCATGGCTCCTGTAAACACCTGGCTTTTTGAGAAGTTTGGCTGGAGAGGAAGTTTCTTGATCCTGGGTGGCCTGCTCTTTAATTGCTGTGTTGCCGGTTCCCTCATGCGACCTATAGGACCAAAACCGAAACCTGCCGAGGCTACAGGGAGGAGGACTGTAGCGCAGACCATCAACAGCTTCATCGACCTTTCTTTATTCAAACACCGTGGCtttgtactgtatatcatgggCAATGTTATCATGTTTTTTGGTCTCTTTGCACCACTTGTGTTCCTTAGTAATTTTGCAAAGAGTAAAGACATCCCTAGAGAGAAGGCAGCTTTCTTACTGTCTGTGCTGGCTATTGTGGACATGGTTGCCCGGCCTTCAATGGGCATTGTGGCTAACACTAAGTGGGTCCGGCCCAGAATACAGTACTTCTTTGCTGCGTCTGTGCTGTACAATGGTGTTTGCCATGTTCTAGCACCAATATCAGTAGACTACAAAGGCTTTGTGATTTACGCCGTCTTCTTTGGGTTTGCTTTTGGCTGGCTGAGCTCAGTGCTGTTTGAGACCTTGATGGACCTGGTGGGAGCCCAGCGGTTCTCCAGTGCTGTTGGGCTGGTCACTATCGTGGAATGTGGTCCTGTATTGCTAGGACCCCCTTTGCTTGGTGAGTACACAGCCTTCTATACTGCATGTTCCCCGTCACCAATATTACAGTACAGGGAGTAAAAACTAAACaatgtaattcttttttttcttcacagggAAGTTTAAAGACATTTATCACGATTACAAGTACACGTACCAGGGCTGCGGAATCCTCCTCATTATCTCCAGTTTCATCCTGTTTGTAGGGATGGGAATCAACTATCGACTGCTGgccaaagagaaaaaagaggaggagaggatgtCCAAGGTGGGAGGTAGAGAACAAAAGTCCAACAGGTACAATGCTGCTAAGGAGGTGGCAGAGGCTGGAAACACAGAAGACACTGTCTGATATTCTGTACCATGTCATGTAACATTTTTACTCAATTTAATCTTGTTTGTGAGTGAAACAAGACAGCAGTTAAACATTATTTTGagtctttttctgtttaatagGAAATATTTTTGAAACCACTACAGAAAGCCTCACCTGCAATTTAATATAACATATTTACACAACTAAAAGCCTTTAAACTATAATGAACAAGCCACATAAAATACCTCTAATAGTCTTTTAGGGACTATTAAATGTGTTTGGTAGACTTTATAAGTTTGCTTAGCCTTATGTCACTATTATTGCTTGGAGATGATAGTATTtcattttgtattcttttttttatcattcacATTTTATTGCCTTTTATAGAAACAGAGACAAGAACAACAGTGATCTCTCACTAAGCCACTAAGCAACTTATGTTGTTGAAAGATGATAGTATTTCTTTAATCTCAGATGTTATCACTATATATTTGAAGCCAAGTTGTTGAAGCACaccattttttgtattttacctTCCAAaatggaccatcatttattttccacCGGGAAGTGCTTTATATTTTAGAAGGGATGGCAAACATTCTCTGTTAAAGTGCATAATTATAGTATTGATAACATCTGGCTTGCCATGCCATCattcaaatacatttacaaagaCTCTCACTTTATATATTCCACACATAtatgatattattattagttcTCTACTTctcttttaaacatgttttgctTGGTCCAACTCTGAGGTTATTTAGCATTGTTGCATAATTTTGTATTCACATGatagaaaaatgcaaattactGACATATGTCAGAAAATCAAATAAACTGTCATTTGACAAGAATACAAAAGTTGTATACATGTGTCCTATGTTTCACATAAATCTGAGACCAGAAAAATGTTAGTTCTTTAGAGATTCACTAACAATTTTTTACACTAGGTTGAGAAGTGcattattatatttactgtGCAGTCATTTGTGACACGCTGTATTATAAAACATGCTCCACAGCATTTGCAATGCTATCAAATTGTGCTATTGCTATTGtataacagcaaaaacaaaaaaacaaagtgggcttaaccctcgtgttgtctttccTTTAACCATGAACCTTGTCCTtgtccaggtcaaaattgaaaatgaacatttttttgtgctttttacaatgtttttgtcactttttctNNNNNNNNNNTCACTTTTTCCATGGCTTTGGCgctttttttataaacaaaaaaatataaagctGTTATAGCTGCtataaaggcaaggcaaggcaaggcagctttatttgtatagcacatttcagcaacagggcaattcaaagtgctttacacaaaatcagttaaacagataaaacacaagtaaaaacagttaaaaatcataagcattaaaaaccggtaaaacacatgaatagacagtcaAAGAAAATAGACAcattaaacacaagaataaaagttacagtgcagcataagaaatttaaagaaatgagcagtcatttaaagaaaggcagcatcaaaaagaaaagctggtttaatgatagatttatcacttattcttggaattcatggtcaacaaacctcatttatatcaaattatacataagtttttagttaaaaaggcagaaagtaTGAATTAAGTTGACtaacagttaagatcagaggatgttgagtggatcagaGATGTATAAATGCCAAAGTCTAGTCCGgatgctgttttgaaaccatttaaaaaataaaaaaaaagaattaaaatgctataagatgaaataaacaccctaataattaaatgaaatttATAATAATTAAATCATTAATGAACAACgcatggaatcatccatgttatttttgggaaatttggttgaaagaaatccatatttctgatataaactttgaaacgggtcaatttgacccaaggacaacacaagggttaatagaaTATTGGCTAGAATTTTGGTTGTTACTGTAGCAACCCCTTGTTGATCTGAGTGATCAAATGACAAATGGACAGCTCTATGTACAGGTAAAAACGTTCTCAAGATGCATTGAGGACGCATTGAGATCCGATCACTCAGACCGCATTCAGAAGTGATCTAGGCCAAGTGTCCACGTTCTTAAAGTGGTGACAACGGGCATGTGTCCTGGACCGTTGAGGGACTACCTATTCTACTGTGAGCGGAACTACGTACTCATTCAAAGTATTTCTCATGTCACAGAAACCACTGTGAGTGAGTTGTGTGTCTTGGATGCTATTATCACCCTGGGATGTGTCGCTGTGTTTGTTCCAGTGCTGCCTGCTCGTCCCTGGCTGTCTGTGCAGGGCAGGTCCCCGGAAAAGGCAGCCACTAGTATAACCTTATTTTTGGTTTCATAACATTTCTCCCAATTTAATAAGCCTACTATGTTACTACAGACATTCCTGTTCTCACTTTGCAACTTCTCATTTTGTTATTCATTAGtttcgcattgccagacctatctccatgGAGTAAGCAGATGAGCCGGAGTGGTCAAAGGCATGGCTGTGAAACTGTTTCTTTTCCTGTTCCCCtgttatttttctatttaaaagcTTTTAGTACATAACAAAATCAGCAAATGTTGGAACCAACCACAAAAGTTTAATGGGTTTAATGAGGCCATCTTTGACctcttgccttttttttttttacattttattcaagGTTTCATTGCTTAATTTCCAGTTGCATGTATTCTAATTCATGATTATCACCCTCTGAGATTCACAAACTTATTTTGGGCTTGGTATGGCAGAGGCATACCTGTCTTAAGACATgtaagattaaaaaatatatgcTTTTTAACAACTTGTTAAACATATAATAAGCATATTAAGCATAAGTCATTGATAATATGACCAATAAATCTGTTCATCTGGGCAGGTGGGGCTTGAAAAATTACCATGTAGCCAACTGACGTGTTAGAAATTGTTGAAATGTTTACAGGCCATCCCACGTACAATAATATCTTGGTTTGTTATGATGTAGCTAGGCTACATAGGCCTTTTAATTTCAAAACTATGAATATATCATTGAatataataatatgtaatttGAATGACATATTATGCACCCAAAGCAAGAATATAGAATTACACTCCATGTTGTCCGAAAATGGATGTAGCTAAACTCTTTGGTGGCCGTTGGCTTTCATACCGCCGCGCGGTAACTCGCCGTCTGTAGTCATTTCAACGAGGTGAAGGCGGCAGAGAGGAAGCGTTTTTGATCACGGCGGTAGGGGTATGAAGTTATAAAGAGGTTTCCTCTCACACAGATTCTGCTCTGCCACCTAGAGTTCGCTGTAACCGCCGCGCGACAGGAACCGCTTTTAAAAACGCTTGCTTTCTCGGTAAACCTCTAGTCTAGGCGAATGCCTCGCGGTGGTGTGAAACCATACTTTGCGTCACATAAACAGAACAGGATAATTCTTACACGCGCCCCATTCGGTCTTAAACATACAACCGTTTGCCGTTAACTAAAGTTAACGTTTAGCTAGATGTTCTAACGTTAATTTAGCATTCCCAACGATAGGTAGGTAACTACCCGGCCGTTGTTTACCAAAATAATATCCTGACAACGTTAATGGTTTGCCTGGCATCTGTATTGGTATTGGTTCGTATGAATTCGCAAGATGAATAAAATGGTTAGGTTAGTTTACATTAGTAccgttagtttttttttttttttactaacgttagctaggttATAAGCTAACGTCAAGTGACGCCAGTTaacttgctagctagctaaactgaATTTCTAGTAACAAGGTAATTAACGCTAACATTAGCGTGGTTAACCAACAGGTTAAGGTAACAGGTAAGGTTAACGTATTAGCTAGGTCAAATTGAATAATGTGAAGCCTGTCTGGCATTAACTCTATCTCCTAcgcttgctagctagctagctacgtaAGTCCGACAAAAGTCTGAATTGCCCGTTAACGTAAACTTACCTGTTAAAGCGTAATACGTTAAAATACCTAACGTTACGTTAAACGGTATTTATGTGGTTATTTCAGAATGGAGAGAGACCGGGGTTTTAACTTCAAACTGCTGGTACCTCCCAGGGTCAACAACGGACAGGTATCGGCTGTGCGACCTCAGGAAATCGTTGAGAACTGTGGTGATTTCATGAATACGTTGCTGCAGGTAATGTGTTTAAGGTTGGCCAATAGTTAACCACTAGTAAATCTTAATGAACACAACCGTGGCAAAACACAATGATGCTAGCTCAGCACTGACACAGTCTGTCAGCACCTTAATACGCCAACCATTAATGAAAGGAAGCAGAAGAGGCAGTAATCATTAATTCACATGATGACTAAACATAACTGCTGTTTTCCCCCTAGGGTTATAGTAAAGGATTTGAAAAAGATCAGAGCATGCCTTTCCCCAATACAAGTATGGTTGCACCAACTAAACCAACCAGACAAGGTATTCATTTTGTTTAGTATAATAACACAGTCTAAAGTTTCTATAGTATCATAAACCTTGTAATTCATTTGTAAATGAATACGTTGTCTCTCCTCTAAAGACTTACCAAGATACCAAGATACCAAGATGAAAGTTGTGCCACCAATGGAAAAAGAAGAGGTATTATTTTTGAAGCGTGAATAGGATAAATTTCACCTTTGTGAGTGTTTATTCAAAAGTATGTCAATTTACTTACCATCTTTGTGAATATTCCCCAGAATCATTGCAAACCTGGACAGCTTTATTCCAAGCTGTTTGAAGAAGTTGAGAAAATTAAGTGCTGGAAGGTCAAAGTTGACTTTGACACTGTACAGAAGGATAGGAGACTACAAGAAAGCAAAAGAACAATTGAAACTCAGCGCAAAGCCATTCAAGAATTGCAGGTGTGTGCCTCAATGACACGTTTTATTTATGTCTTTCTATGTCACTATAAAAACATATTCTTGATAATAGATGAACAGCTTACTCCAACACCCTTTAATGTCTATAGTGGTACgtattgtctgtgtgtctttacaGTTTGGAAATGAAAGTCTCAGTGTGAAGCTGGAAGAACAGATCAGTGAAAATGAGGATTTGAGGAACAAGtatgttttttgggggaaataaGACACACTAGACATGCTCTGTAAACGCCAAATAAATATGACAATCgaattttaaatgtatgaaatGTTTTACAGAAACAACGCAACAAGGAACTTGTGTAATATACTCAAAGATACTTTTCAGCGGTCAGCTGAGAAAATGCATTTATGTAAGTAAAAAGTGCTTCACATTTTCTGCCTTGGTATCTGTCTTAAATTGTTGAAGATAAGGGAAAAATAGCTTCATATTTTATGACaagtgtttgcatgttttagttgaatctgaaagagaagaaacaCATCACCTCTTTATGGAAAATAGTGGGAGTATTCAGGTAAAACACCTCAAAATCCGCATTATaatgaaatgctttttttctttaaattaattattCTTTGTTGTAAAGAAGTCAGTAAAACAGAAGGATGTGTGATGGTCAGTTttcatgtaatgttttttccTGTAGAAACTGATTGCAGCATTTGAAAGCCTTCGTGTTCGCGCAGAAGCTGATCAACAAGAGATgcagaaaggtttttttttactattactGTAGCCTTTTCACTACATTAACTCCAAATCATAAGTTATTTAATTATTCTTATTATAAAACTTCAAATGacaaagaatacatttttagtATGGTAACAAGCAAGAGAACCTTTCCACTAGCAAGAAAAATTAAACTGTTTATCTTTTTATAGTCAAAGAGGACGTGCTGCAATTTGAAgatctaaaaagaaaatatgatcaAGAATATAACATGAAGGAGAAAGAGGTTagtaaaaatgtaattctcATTAGATCAGTTCATTTGGGAACTTTTGAAACAAACATCTTAAGGATTGACTCTCACATTCACAGGTTGCAGAGCTTCAAACTAAAATTAAGGATAAGGAAAATGAATTGCAAAAACTCCTGCTTGACCTCAATGAAACCCAGAAGCACTGCAAAGAACTTCAAGAGGCAACAAGTAAGATCACGATTAGATTTCAAGATAAGGTGCTCATAGCTGTATATTTTTAGATTCAGAATTTTGCAAAAGATGTGTTTTGATAAACTTTGTtttgtacattgtttttgtacatACCACAGTTGTAATAAAGAGACTGTAAATCTTTCTTATTTATTAggttaagttaaaaaaaaaggtacctGTGATAGTCAAATTCTCATCTGGTAAGCAACATGATTGTGACAGTGTGAGGGTCTGCGCCCTGTTCAATGCTAAGTAGGGTGCAGAGCGCAGTGTAGGTAAATGTCAAGGGTGGCAAGGAAGCTATTTCCCATTGCTAGGTAACCACATGTTGTTATCTCATCGGCTGTGCTTTTGAAAGGTTAGCAGCAACTAGGTCTAAGTTGAAATCATTTTAACTTTGAGCGCAGCGCAAAGCGGCATATCCGAGCAGTGTGCACCGCTCTCCCCATAGGAAATCAGTGGAACAGTTGGGGCAAAGCTGTTTTGCCGTCTAGTATGTGTAGGCAGCTTCAGACTGGGTTCTGTAGATTTTGGCTTATATATTACTGCAGCCTTGACTGCAACTTTAATAAACAATTGAATACCTGAACTTGTATTACTAATGTTATAATGGCTTTCATTTCATGTGTGTGAAGTTTCTCAGTATTTTGATCTAACTGCTTATTAAAATGAGACTAAAAGTGGAAAATTAGGCCTTGCATATTTGTTACTGTTGTATTTGTAGACTTTATTTGAAGGTAGACTAAAGAAGAATACCAAAGATGACTTGGTGATGATTAAATATTTACTTACTTTACAGAGGAACAATATGAACTTCTCAAAAGCTCAAAAAGTGAACAAGATTCCCTTCTCCAGAAACTGCACACTGCAGAACAGCACTGTAAAGAAACTGAGGTGAGTGTGTTGACATTCTTGTCATTTTCAGTGAATGTGGGCTCTGAATTTCtgctttggttaaaaaaaaaatgtctatccCTCAGAAAAATTGTGAAGCTGTTGCTGCATTACTGGAACAAAGTAAAGAAGAATATGCAGAGATGATTCAAAACAAAGACTTAAGTTTGCAAGAGCTCAGCAGAGTTACAAATCAACAAGCAGCTAAGTTGGAGCATATTCAGACAACCTCTCAAGAGCTACAGAATTCCCTAGCCTCAGAGATACAGAGGTATAATTagctctttaaaatgtaaagcatTTTCCATTTACCAAATACTGTTTTTTCTCATGCCGTTTTTTTCCTGTTATAA is a genomic window containing:
- the slc16a1a gene encoding monocarboxylate transporter 1a, which translates into the protein MAPVVGGPQGYTPPEGGWGWMVVVGAFISIGFSYAFPKSITVFFKEIEVIFDVSSSQVSWISSIMLACMYGGGPISSILVNKYGSRPVMMAGGCLSGLGLIASSFCNSVQALYFWIGVVGGLGLAFNLNPALTMIGKYFYKRRPIANGIAMAGSPVVLSTMAPVNTWLFEKFGWRGSFLILGGLLFNCCVAGSLMRPIGPKPKPAEATGRRTVAQTINSFIDLSLFKHRGFVLYIMGNVIMFFGLFAPLVFLSNFAKSKDIPREKAAFLLSVLAIVDMVARPSMGIVANTKWVRPRIQYFFAASVLYNGVCHVLAPISVDYKGFVIYAVFFGFAFGWLSSVLFETLMDLVGAQRFSSAVGLVTIVECGPVLLGPPLLGKFKDIYHDYKYTYQGCGILLIISSFILFVGMGINYRLLAKEKKEEERMSKVGGREQKSNRYNAAKEVAEAGNTEDTV